The following are from one region of the Hymenobacter sp. YIM 151858-1 genome:
- a CDS encoding TonB-dependent receptor → MKHRFVHHLLAPTLLVATASQGWGQGVTTSAMSGVITDKSGQGLPGATVIAVHTPTGTQYVAPTNSEGRYNLQNMRVGGPYTIRITFVGYQETTREGIFLTLGQTQRLDVNLSEATTELAGVTVTGTQNPVINAGRTGAATTIQREQIERLPTLNRSFNDMTRLTPQANGQNFAGRNGGYNNITIDGAIFNNSFGLSSTVGGQAGAQPISLDAIDQIQVSIAPYDVRQGSFTGAGINAVTRSGTNKVQASVYGFYRDQKFVGDKVGDVTQQYPNFNLKNYGFRVGGPVIKDKLFFFLNAESERRNDPPSGNFVANRPGQTPAPGGNSQTSRALASDLDVLSNFLQQKYGYNPGAYENFEQRSNSDKATARLDWNISDAHRLNVKYNYLRSYADISPSSSNAIGNSRSQTQFGLPFFSSYYTINNNLDSWIAELNSTFGSRFSNNFTAGYSRFRDFRESPAGTIFPLVDIGNSTGLSTGANLNNITATNTLTTFGYEPFSAFNILDSDVYQLGDNFTAYLGKHNVTLGTYNEAYRFRNGFAPNYYGSYQYNSLDDFYASAVTQEAPYGYVRDANGVPQINSNPALVRGAQRYQLQYSALPDGSFPYAETKAAQFGLYLQDEFSVRNNLKVTYGVRGDLPIIYSDIARNTNAANLTFRDGVKLETDQLPKSRVLLSPRVGVNWDVFDNKKTQVRGGTGIFTGRVPFVWISNQASNNGVQFGSYDLRGANAINPTTRPAGQTTGGTPSFFNADVNKYRPVGAAANTQYNLAVTDREFKFPQVWRTNAAIDQELPGGIIGTLEGIYTQDLNAVYHQNVNLPQPVRNANGADNRPIFYNLGTTETNGVVTTTPVNRIYGGQGGATPTNPNITDAILMKNTNKGYSYAVTGQLQKTFSNGFYASAAYTYSDSKSVNDGGSIAQSIWRDRAISGDPNANVLAYSNYLQQHRVVASASYRREYLGHLGTTISLFYEAAPAGRFSYTYAGDMNGDGAGGNNDLMYVPRSRDEIVLRNITFFSGTPQQQVYTADQQWADLDAYIKQDKYLSTRRGQFAERNGAVRPWQNRLDFRLLQDVFTNLGDNKNTLQLSVDVFNIGNMINSNWGVFQTTNRNTPLTWVGYNAQAQPVFEYRYLTNPTRTVSGSDVTVTPGQALNTTFRNDTGGIGSRWQMQIGLRYIFN, encoded by the coding sequence ATGAAACACAGATTTGTTCACCACCTACTGGCCCCCACGCTGTTGGTGGCTACTGCTTCGCAAGGTTGGGGGCAAGGCGTAACCACCTCCGCCATGAGCGGGGTAATCACCGATAAATCGGGACAAGGTTTGCCAGGCGCAACGGTAATTGCCGTGCACACCCCCACCGGCACGCAGTACGTGGCGCCGACCAACTCGGAAGGCCGCTACAACCTGCAGAACATGCGCGTGGGTGGCCCCTACACCATCCGCATCACCTTCGTGGGGTATCAGGAAACCACACGCGAAGGCATCTTCCTGACGCTGGGCCAAACCCAGCGCCTCGACGTGAACCTGAGCGAGGCCACCACCGAATTGGCCGGCGTAACCGTAACGGGTACCCAAAACCCCGTAATCAACGCGGGCCGCACGGGCGCAGCTACCACCATCCAGCGCGAGCAGATCGAGCGGCTGCCTACCCTTAACCGCTCGTTCAACGACATGACGCGCCTGACGCCGCAGGCGAACGGCCAGAACTTTGCCGGTCGTAATGGTGGCTACAACAACATCACCATCGACGGCGCTATTTTCAACAACTCGTTCGGCTTGTCGTCGACGGTTGGCGGACAGGCTGGTGCTCAACCCATCTCGCTCGATGCCATCGACCAGATTCAGGTGAGCATTGCACCTTACGATGTGCGCCAGGGCTCGTTTACGGGGGCGGGCATCAACGCCGTAACGCGCTCGGGCACCAACAAGGTGCAGGCTTCGGTGTACGGCTTTTACCGCGACCAGAAGTTTGTGGGCGACAAAGTGGGCGACGTAACCCAGCAGTACCCCAACTTCAACCTGAAAAACTACGGCTTCCGGGTTGGCGGGCCGGTTATCAAGGACAAGCTGTTCTTCTTCCTGAACGCCGAATCGGAGCGCCGCAACGATCCGCCGTCGGGCAACTTTGTGGCCAACCGCCCCGGCCAAACGCCGGCACCCGGCGGCAACTCGCAAACTTCGCGGGCCCTGGCTTCGGACCTCGATGTGCTGAGCAACTTTTTGCAGCAGAAGTACGGCTACAACCCCGGCGCCTACGAAAACTTCGAGCAGCGCTCGAACAGCGACAAGGCTACCGCGCGCCTCGACTGGAACATTTCGGATGCGCACCGCCTGAACGTGAAGTACAATTACCTGCGTTCGTACGCCGATATTTCGCCCAGCAGCTCGAACGCCATCGGCAACAGCCGCTCGCAAACGCAGTTTGGCCTGCCGTTCTTCTCGTCGTACTACACGATCAACAACAACCTGGATTCGTGGATTGCGGAGCTGAACAGCACTTTCGGCAGCCGCTTCTCCAACAACTTTACGGCGGGTTACTCGCGCTTCCGCGACTTCCGCGAAAGCCCGGCGGGCACCATCTTCCCGCTGGTTGATATCGGCAACTCGACGGGCCTGAGCACCGGCGCGAACCTGAACAACATCACGGCTACCAACACGCTCACCACGTTTGGTTACGAGCCGTTCTCGGCTTTCAACATCCTCGATTCGGATGTGTACCAGTTGGGCGACAACTTTACGGCGTACCTGGGCAAGCACAACGTAACCCTAGGTACCTACAACGAGGCCTACCGCTTCCGCAACGGCTTCGCGCCCAACTACTACGGCTCTTACCAGTACAACTCGCTCGACGACTTCTACGCTTCGGCTGTAACCCAGGAAGCGCCGTACGGCTACGTGCGCGATGCCAACGGGGTACCGCAAATCAACAGCAACCCGGCGCTGGTGCGCGGTGCGCAGCGCTACCAACTGCAGTACTCGGCCCTGCCCGACGGCTCCTTCCCCTACGCCGAAACCAAAGCCGCGCAGTTTGGCCTGTACCTGCAGGACGAGTTCTCGGTGCGCAACAACCTGAAGGTAACCTACGGGGTGCGCGGCGACTTGCCGATTATCTACTCGGACATTGCACGCAACACCAATGCGGCCAACCTCACCTTCCGCGACGGCGTGAAGCTGGAAACCGACCAGCTGCCCAAAAGCCGCGTGCTGCTCTCGCCGCGCGTGGGCGTGAACTGGGATGTGTTCGACAACAAGAAAACCCAGGTGCGCGGCGGTACCGGCATCTTCACGGGGCGCGTGCCGTTCGTGTGGATTTCAAACCAGGCCAGCAACAACGGCGTGCAGTTCGGCTCGTACGATTTGCGCGGTGCCAACGCCATCAACCCCACTACCCGCCCGGCGGGCCAGACCACGGGTGGTACGCCTTCGTTCTTCAACGCCGACGTGAACAAGTACCGCCCGGTGGGCGCGGCGGCTAACACCCAGTACAACCTGGCCGTGACGGACCGCGAGTTCAAGTTCCCGCAGGTGTGGCGCACCAACGCCGCCATCGACCAGGAGCTGCCCGGTGGCATCATCGGTACGCTGGAAGGTATCTACACCCAGGATTTGAACGCGGTGTACCACCAGAACGTGAACCTGCCGCAACCGGTGCGTAATGCCAACGGTGCCGACAATCGCCCGATTTTCTACAACCTAGGCACCACCGAAACCAACGGTGTGGTAACGACTACGCCCGTTAACCGCATCTACGGCGGCCAGGGCGGCGCTACGCCCACGAACCCCAACATCACGGATGCCATCCTGATGAAGAACACCAACAAGGGGTACTCGTACGCCGTAACCGGCCAGCTGCAAAAAACCTTCAGCAACGGCTTCTACGCCAGCGCGGCTTACACCTACTCCGATTCGAAGTCGGTGAACGACGGTGGTTCGATTGCACAGTCGATCTGGCGTGACCGCGCTATCTCGGGCGACCCGAACGCCAACGTACTGGCGTACTCCAACTACCTGCAGCAGCACCGCGTGGTGGCCTCGGCCTCGTACCGCCGCGAGTACCTAGGGCACCTGGGCACTACCATCTCGCTGTTCTACGAAGCTGCGCCGGCCGGCCGCTTCTCGTACACCTACGCCGGCGACATGAACGGCGACGGAGCTGGTGGCAACAACGACCTGATGTACGTGCCGCGCAGCCGCGACGAGATTGTGCTGCGCAACATCACCTTCTTCTCGGGCACGCCCCAGCAGCAAGTGTACACGGCCGACCAGCAGTGGGCTGACCTGGATGCCTACATCAAGCAAGACAAGTACCTGAGCACCCGTCGCGGCCAGTTTGCCGAGCGTAACGGCGCCGTACGCCCCTGGCAGAACCGCCTCGACTTCCGCCTACTCCAGGACGTGTTCACGAACCTGGGCGACAACAAGAACACGCTGCAGCTGAGTGTCGACGTGTTCAACATCGGCAACATGATCAACTCGAACTGGGGGGTGTTCCAGACGACGAACCGCAACACCCCGCTCACCTGGGTAGGCTACAATGCCCAGGCTCAGCCGGTGTTCGAGTACCGTTACCTCACCAACCCCACCCGCACGGTATCGGGCAGCGACGTAACCGTTACGCCGGGCCAGGCGCTGAATACCACCTTCCGCAACGATACGGGCGGCATTGGTTCGCGCTGGCAGATGCAGATTGGCTTGCGCTACATCTTCAACTAA
- the cysK gene encoding cysteine synthase A: protein MKAQTILDTIGNTPLLRINRLFKDIRPDVEVWMKLERANPGGSIKDRIALSMIEQAEKDGILTPDSLIVEPTSGNTGVGLAMVAAVKGYRLTLVMPESMSIERRRLMAAYGAQLELTPREKGMKGAIERAHEIVRDTPGAWIPMQFDNPANIQVHADTTAQEILRDAPEGFDFYITGVGTGGHITAVAEVLKPRFPQMKVFAVEPELSPVISGGQPGPHPIQGIGAGFIPNNLHTNVLDGTVQISQAEAFEMARRAAREEGLFVGVSSGASLAAVAKKLAEVPQGGRVLTFCYDTGERYLSVDGLFV, encoded by the coding sequence ATGAAAGCTCAAACCATTCTCGATACCATTGGCAACACGCCCTTGTTGCGTATCAACCGCCTGTTCAAGGACATTCGCCCCGATGTGGAGGTGTGGATGAAGCTGGAGCGCGCCAACCCCGGCGGCAGCATCAAAGACCGCATTGCCCTCTCGATGATCGAGCAGGCCGAAAAAGACGGCATCCTCACGCCCGATAGCCTGATTGTGGAGCCTACCTCGGGCAACACCGGCGTGGGCCTGGCCATGGTGGCCGCCGTCAAAGGCTACCGCCTCACGCTCGTTATGCCCGAGTCGATGTCCATCGAACGCCGCCGCCTGATGGCCGCCTACGGAGCGCAGCTCGAGCTGACGCCGCGCGAGAAAGGCATGAAAGGCGCCATCGAGCGGGCCCACGAAATCGTGCGCGACACGCCCGGCGCCTGGATTCCGATGCAGTTCGACAACCCGGCCAACATTCAGGTGCACGCCGACACCACGGCCCAGGAAATCCTGCGCGACGCCCCCGAGGGCTTCGACTTTTACATCACGGGCGTGGGCACGGGTGGCCACATCACGGCCGTGGCCGAGGTGCTCAAGCCCCGGTTTCCGCAGATGAAGGTATTCGCCGTGGAGCCCGAACTCTCGCCGGTAATCAGCGGCGGTCAGCCCGGCCCGCACCCCATCCAGGGCATCGGCGCGGGTTTCATCCCGAACAACCTGCACACCAACGTGCTCGATGGTACCGTGCAAATCAGCCAGGCCGAGGCGTTTGAAATGGCGCGCCGCGCCGCCCGCGAAGAAGGCCTGTTTGTCGGGGTTTCGTCGGGAGCTTCGCTGGCGGCCGTGGCCAAAAAGCTGGCCGAGGTGCCGCAGGGCGGCCGCGTGCTCACGTTCTGCTACGACACGGGCGAGCGTTACCTTTCCGTTGATGGCTTGTTTGTGTAA
- the epsC gene encoding serine O-acetyltransferase EpsC gives MISDAFAAALANTHRAAPPPLPGPQLCQLADGLLALLFPERTEQRLASPDAVSSVLHDLQARVAQVLESVSGLPLAPAALAADLFGQLPLLHELLVLDARAILAADPAAQDMAEVISTYPGFYALALHRLAHAFYQRRVPLLPRLLSEYAHQRTGIDIHPGARIGRSCSIDHGTGIVIGETAVLGDHVRLFQGVTLGALSVAKDLANQKRHPTIEDNVVIYAGATILGGSTVVGRHSIIGGNVWLTESVPSHSRVYHRAQLYVTRTEDPTADFTFSI, from the coding sequence ATGATAAGCGACGCCTTCGCAGCGGCTTTAGCCAATACTCACCGTGCTGCGCCGCCGCCGCTGCCCGGGCCCCAGCTGTGCCAGTTGGCCGATGGCCTGCTGGCGCTGCTGTTCCCGGAGCGCACCGAGCAGCGCCTCGCCAGCCCCGACGCGGTAAGCAGCGTCCTCCACGACCTGCAGGCCCGCGTCGCGCAGGTGCTCGAATCGGTGTCGGGACTGCCGTTGGCCCCGGCGGCGTTGGCGGCCGATTTGTTTGGCCAGCTGCCCCTGCTGCACGAGCTGCTGGTGCTCGATGCACGCGCTATCCTGGCCGCCGACCCCGCCGCGCAGGATATGGCCGAGGTCATCAGCACGTACCCGGGCTTTTATGCCCTGGCCCTGCACCGGCTGGCGCATGCGTTTTACCAGCGCCGCGTGCCGTTGCTGCCGCGCCTGCTCAGCGAGTATGCCCACCAGCGCACCGGCATCGACATTCACCCCGGCGCGCGTATCGGCCGCTCGTGCAGCATCGATCATGGCACGGGCATCGTCATCGGCGAAACGGCCGTGCTCGGCGACCACGTGCGCCTGTTTCAGGGGGTAACCCTAGGTGCGCTCAGCGTGGCCAAAGACCTGGCCAACCAAAAGCGCCACCCCACCATCGAAGACAACGTGGTGATTTACGCCGGCGCTACCATCCTGGGTGGCAGTACCGTGGTGGGGCGGCACAGCATCATCGGGGGCAATGTGTGGCTTACCGAAAGCGTGCCGTCGCACTCACGGGTTTATCACCGGGCCCAGCTGTACGTTACGCGCACCGAAGACCCTACCGCCGACTTCACCTTCTCCATTTAA
- a CDS encoding cupin domain-containing protein produces MQDTTVTKIDSRHSPKGPEGQKYLASGINVSMRLWENEQPGDAKEPVSREYETVGFVIEGRAELHLEGQMVLLEPGNSWVVPKGAQHTYRILEPFTAVEATTPPAQAHNRDS; encoded by the coding sequence ATGCAGGATACCACTGTCACCAAAATTGATTCGCGCCACTCGCCCAAAGGCCCCGAGGGGCAGAAATACCTGGCTTCCGGCATCAATGTATCGATGCGCCTGTGGGAAAACGAGCAACCCGGCGACGCCAAGGAACCGGTAAGCCGCGAGTACGAAACCGTTGGCTTCGTAATAGAGGGCCGCGCCGAGCTGCACCTCGAAGGCCAGATGGTGCTGCTGGAGCCCGGCAACTCGTGGGTGGTGCCGAAGGGCGCGCAGCACACCTACCGCATTCTGGAGCCGTTTACGGCCGTGGAGGCCACCACCCCGCCGGCACAGGCCCACAACCGCGATTCGTAA